From the genome of Varibaculum prostatecancerukia, one region includes:
- a CDS encoding FtsX-like permease family protein, whose translation MDAEKIKKDPLPAILADRAGIRQANGTDLELQPVYQTWVGATIGNKSVQIQGVGLFSPQFYRPPLSEGKEPTGKNQIALGESYLEKTGVGVGDTIEIQVPPAYDDKDAKPTTQKVTVSGIVRRDASMYIGQVPDVYLSPDLAKHLAQATEMGVNQILVHTQQDPAKLARKLGQYLNDKQLLSQDLAVVTVTQKQSETTAGNAEQIALQAVVLFFPLLAVLVCIGIVSVTFQVVLARRRRETALLRCVGATVAQVRRAAFLECLLVGIVSALTGTLIGWLGSIALVYGTGMIGSLSQTLEVTGIFPVVLSLATGILVPLIGALRPTLGLGKIRPIAALNTQELNKKGKPKRHIFHWILTAFLAVAGGGMWVLAWNNRGSEDGTEQAIALGAAIAGALILMCAALMICRFLLPAFTALFTRPFARKYATAKLAGENVKRDPHRTGATATALVLGVTLMSTILIGTASVQKTVNDEINRRFSVDYSLVYPNPSIPLTQNEIKKASQVEGVSNVGKMPGIVADTITNAQGSALTEEQLTGTSPEDAGDGAWTEDTGESAGSADAESAASTENPDENAESADTENQENTEKESLRPFSLVLVTLPENVNSLTRKSIQQPQPGEMWLVGEVEAPVSDPVNLNFKTGKKLTVKAKAMPKTASGFPADYSAIYGVLSQADFKELTASGVKAQTYGVIAKFDLSRGASDTIQTIQDFTNQFWKIESASFESSAMISSIVTMVLRVMMLILLCLLGISAIVALVGVANTLSLSVVDRAQENALLRAVGATRTQIRRMLIIEGTLIGLGALVVGVALSTLFSWFVMQCMPFAGIISQKNIELQIPWVWVGLVVLVTELFCFLASVLPGRRAAKASPIEALNAADQ comes from the coding sequence GTGGATGCCGAAAAGATTAAAAAGGACCCGCTACCAGCAATCCTGGCCGACCGCGCCGGGATTCGCCAGGCGAATGGGACCGACCTAGAATTACAGCCGGTTTATCAGACCTGGGTCGGAGCTACCATCGGGAACAAATCCGTGCAGATTCAAGGCGTGGGGCTATTTTCGCCGCAGTTCTACCGCCCTCCCCTTAGCGAAGGTAAAGAACCTACTGGGAAAAATCAGATTGCCCTGGGAGAAAGCTATTTAGAGAAAACTGGAGTGGGCGTGGGCGACACTATCGAAATCCAGGTTCCACCCGCCTACGATGACAAGGACGCGAAACCCACAACCCAAAAAGTTACGGTCAGCGGGATCGTACGCCGGGATGCCTCCATGTATATCGGTCAGGTTCCTGACGTGTACCTCTCCCCAGACCTGGCAAAACATCTAGCGCAAGCCACTGAAATGGGAGTTAACCAGATATTGGTGCACACTCAGCAGGATCCGGCGAAGCTCGCCCGAAAGCTGGGGCAATATCTAAATGATAAACAGCTGCTCAGCCAGGATTTAGCGGTAGTTACCGTAACCCAAAAACAAAGCGAAACCACTGCCGGGAATGCCGAACAAATCGCCTTACAGGCGGTCGTCTTATTTTTCCCGCTCCTGGCGGTGCTGGTCTGTATCGGGATTGTTTCGGTTACTTTTCAGGTGGTGCTGGCTAGGAGAAGGCGAGAGACCGCGCTGCTGCGCTGCGTAGGCGCTACCGTCGCGCAGGTACGCCGGGCGGCGTTCTTAGAATGTCTACTGGTAGGAATAGTTTCCGCGCTAACCGGGACTCTGATTGGGTGGTTGGGGTCAATTGCCCTGGTCTACGGCACCGGCATGATTGGCTCTTTGTCGCAAACCCTGGAAGTAACCGGGATTTTCCCGGTGGTCTTGTCTTTGGCTACGGGGATTCTAGTACCGCTTATTGGTGCTTTGCGTCCTACTTTGGGACTCGGGAAGATCCGCCCGATTGCGGCGCTCAATACCCAGGAGCTTAATAAGAAAGGCAAACCCAAGCGGCATATTTTCCACTGGATTCTGACCGCATTCCTGGCAGTGGCCGGGGGCGGAATGTGGGTTTTGGCCTGGAATAATCGCGGTAGCGAGGACGGGACGGAACAGGCGATAGCTTTGGGAGCCGCCATCGCTGGCGCCCTCATCCTGATGTGTGCGGCCTTAATGATTTGCCGTTTCCTATTGCCGGCATTTACCGCCCTATTTACCCGCCCGTTTGCCCGCAAGTATGCGACCGCTAAACTAGCTGGTGAAAACGTGAAAAGGGATCCGCATCGCACCGGAGCGACCGCCACTGCCCTGGTGCTAGGGGTTACTTTGATGTCTACCATTTTGATTGGTACCGCCTCGGTACAAAAAACCGTAAATGATGAGATCAACCGGCGTTTCTCGGTTGACTATTCCCTGGTATATCCCAACCCGAGCATCCCTTTGACCCAGAACGAAATAAAGAAAGCTTCCCAGGTTGAGGGTGTTAGCAACGTTGGAAAAATGCCGGGCATAGTTGCGGACACGATTACGAACGCACAGGGCAGCGCGCTCACCGAGGAGCAGCTGACAGGCACCTCTCCCGAGGATGCAGGGGACGGTGCCTGGACGGAAGATACTGGTGAAAGCGCCGGATCTGCGGATGCGGAGAGCGCTGCCTCAACAGAGAATCCTGATGAAAACGCAGAATCCGCGGATACAGAGAACCAGGAAAACACAGAGAAGGAAAGTCTGCGTCCCTTCTCGCTCGTGTTGGTCACCCTGCCAGAAAACGTTAATTCCTTGACCCGGAAAAGTATCCAGCAACCACAACCCGGAGAAATGTGGCTGGTAGGAGAGGTAGAAGCTCCGGTATCAGACCCAGTTAATCTTAATTTCAAAACGGGCAAGAAACTGACCGTCAAGGCGAAAGCCATGCCTAAGACTGCCAGCGGTTTCCCCGCTGATTACAGCGCCATCTACGGAGTACTCTCCCAGGCAGACTTTAAAGAGCTAACCGCTTCCGGAGTAAAAGCTCAAACCTATGGGGTAATCGCAAAGTTCGATTTGTCGCGGGGCGCCAGCGACACGATCCAGACGATTCAAGACTTTACTAACCAGTTCTGGAAAATTGAATCGGCAAGCTTCGAAAGCTCCGCAATGATTTCTTCCATTGTCACCATGGTTTTGCGAGTGATGATGTTGATCCTGCTGTGCCTACTGGGGATTTCTGCCATCGTCGCCTTGGTAGGGGTGGCCAATACTCTCAGCTTGTCGGTGGTTGATCGCGCGCAGGAAAATGCGTTGCTGCGGGCAGTAGGCGCGACTCGCACCCAAATAAGACGGATGTTGATTATTGAAGGCACCCTGATCGGGCTAGGTGCTCTGGTGGTAGGCGTGGCTCTATCTACGCTCTTCTCCTGGTTCGTGATGCAATGTATGCCGTTTGCCGGCATAATCTCGCAAAAGAATATTGAGCTTCAGATCCCTTGGGTCTGGGTGGGGCTAGTGGTGCTGGTAACCGAACTCTTTTGTTTCTTAGCATCGGTGCTACCCGGTAGGCGTGCCGCCAAGGCCAGCCCCATCGAAGCCCTAAACGCAGCCGACCAGTAG